A genomic region of Magnolia sinica isolate HGM2019 chromosome 6, MsV1, whole genome shotgun sequence contains the following coding sequences:
- the LOC131249636 gene encoding pleiotropic drug resistance protein TUR2-like, which translates to MKFSGGNHDIVKYAAQPSFPLSSSVISQRARLSGESGFDWGARPKRSQRANIGREWLLMKRNSFVYIFKMVQLIVLALIAMTVFLLTKMSYNDLPDGNIFMGALFFALVTLMFNGFAELSMTIAKLPVFYKQRDLLFYPPWAYALPSWILKIPITFAEVAVWIALTYYVIGFDPNVGRMFKQYLLLVLISQMASALFQLIASLARDMIVAKTF; encoded by the exons ATGAAATTTTCTGGTGGAAATCATGATATTGTCAAATATGCAGCGCAGCCCAGTTTTCCTCTCTCATCTAGTGTGATCTCACAGCGTGCTCGATTATCAGGTGAGAGTGGATTTGACTGGGGAGCAAGACCCAAGAG GTCCCAAAGAGCTAATATTGGCAGGGAATGGCTGCTTATGAAGAGAAACTCCTTTGTTTACATCTTCAAAATGGTCCAA TTGATCGTTCTTGCATTGATCGCAATGACTGTCTTCCTTCTTACTAAGATGTCCTACAACGATCTTCCCGATGGAAACATTTTCATGGGTGCTCTATTTTTTGCACTAGTCACTCTCATGTTTAATGGGTTCGCGGAGCTTTCAATGACCATCGCTAAGCTTCCCGTTTTCTACAAGCAAAGAGACCTCCTCTTCTATCCTCCATGGGCATACGCTCTGCCATCGTGGATTCTCAAGATTCCGATAACATTTGCAGAAGTTGCTGTGTGGATTGCCTTGACTTATTACGTCATTGGCTTCGATCCGAATGTTGGAAG GATGTTTAAACAATATCTGCTACTCGTGTTGATTAGCCAGATGGCATCTGCATTGTTCCAGTTGATTGCTTCATTGGCTCGGGACATGATCGTTGCCAAAACGTTCTAG